The following DNA comes from Humidesulfovibrio mexicanus.
TGGGGGAGGTGGGGCGACGCTCCGGGACATCAACAAGCCAACAGCGAGTGCGGCCGCCACGGCCAGGACGATCCACAGGACAAGCCGCTTGCGAGCGGGCGAAAGGCCAGGACCAGGCCGACGTTTCCCGGCCTGGTCCTTGTTGTTGCTGTGCTGTGTCATTGGCTTGCTAGCGAATGTCCCGAATCTTGGGGAGGGTCTTGACCATTTCAAGCCCCAGTCGCAGTTGGTTGTCCTTCTCGATCAGCGCACGCGCGGCATCGCTCTCCTGGCCAGGTTTGGCCGGGGTCTTCTTGCCTTTCTTGGCGCTGCCGTTTTCCAGGTGACGGGAGAAGTCCTTTTCGCGGAACGTGAAGCGGTCTTTGAGGTTCTTGTCCTCGTCAGAGGGAGGTGCGGTGAAGGGAATTTCCAGGTCCGGCACGATGCCCTCGGCCTGAATGGAACGGCCGTTGGGCGTGTAGTACAGGGCGGTGGTGAGCTTGATTCCCGATCCGTCCGGCAGAGAGACTACGGTTTGCACCGAGCCCTTGCCAAAGGTCTTTTCGCCAATGAGCAGGGAACGCTTGCGGTCCTGCAGGGCCCCGGCCACGATTTCCGCTGCGGAGGCGCTCCCCGCGTTGATGAGGGTGACCACCGGCGTTTGCACGAGGTCGTCGGAGGACTTGCGACCGGTAAAGTCGCGGCGCGACTGGGGATCTTTTCCCTGGATATAGACGATGAGCCCATCCTCAAGGAAGGTGTCGGCAACGGTCACGGCCTGTTCAAGCAGACCGCCAGGATTGTTGCGCAGATCAAGCACGATGCCCTGAATGGGGGTCTTCTTGGCGTACTCGGCCAGCTTCTCGCGCAATTCCTTGGTGGTGTGCTCGTTGAAGCGGGTAATGCGGCAGAGCACGTAGCCCTTGTCCAATTCCTGCGTCTTGACGCTGATGATGGGGATGGTGCCGCGGGCGATGGTCACGTCTTCCGGCTGCTGCGCGCCCTTGTGCAGAATGGTCAGGGTGACGGTCGTGCCCTGCGGGCCACGGATTTTTTTCACGGCCTCGGTCATGCCGAGTTCCATGGTGGGGTCGCCGTCAATTTCGAGGATGATGTCCCCGCTTTTGAGGCCGGCCTTGTGGGCGGGGGTGTCCTCAATGGGGGACACCACCACCAATCGACCGTTCTCGGAGCTGATCTCTATGCCGATGCCGTGGAAGGCGCCGCTGGACGAGACCTGCAGTTCCTTGAAGTCTTCGGGGGAGAGGAAGGCCGAGTGGGGGTCGAGCTGCTCAAGCATTCCTTTGATGGAATTTTGAATGAGTTCGGCCTTGGTGACCGGCTTCACATAGTGCGTTTCCACCATGTCGACCACTTGGCTGAACCTGCGCAGGGCCTCGAACTGGTCGTCCTTGGCCGGTGCAGCCCCAAGGGGCGCCGGGGCCACGGTCAGGGTCAAAAGCATGATGAAACAGACAAACCAGATGCCGACGCGCATAGAAATCCTCCAGGGATCGGACCAGGAACGGAACAGCGCCGCCTAATGGGCGGGCATGAGCCACAGCTGCGGATTAATGGGTTTCTGGTGAAAACGCAATTCGAAATAGAGTCCGTTGCCGTGCGCTTCCGGGTAGTACCCTGCGCGGCCTATGGGTTCGTCCTTCTCCACGTCCTGTCCCGGCTCCACGCTGGTCTCAGACAGATAGGCGTACAACGTGTAGTAGTCGCCACCATGGTAGAGGATGACGACCTTGCCCAGGCCGCGCAGCACGTCGTTATGGACCACCTTGCCCCAAAACACGCTGCGAACGGTGGCCGCTTCGCCGGTGGCGATGCCGATGCCCCTGCGGGCGGGCTTGCCTTCTGGCGCGAAGGCCGTCACGACACGGCCTCCAACAGGCCAGGGCAGGGCGGCCTTGAAGGCCTCGAACTTGCGGCCGCGCAGGCTTACCAGCTGGTAGTTGAGCTGTTGAATGGTCTTGAGGATGCCTTGCAGTTCGCCCTCTAGATCGCGACGCTGGGAGTTCACCTGGTTCATGCGCGCATTGAGCGCAAGCCGGTCCTTGAGCAGGGCGTCCTTTTCCGCGTTGACGGCGGCCAACTGCCTGTCGACACGCTGTTCGAGTTCACGCTGGCGTTCCAGCACGCCGGAGAGCTCCTGCTCCTGACGCCGCACATCCTCAAGCATCGCGCGTGCGCGGGCATAGGCCGCGCCGTTCCACTGAAAACGGCGGTCCGCAGAATCCCATCCGTCCGCCAGCCGTGCCCCCTCCTGCATCCCCTGGGCCTGCACGGGCCACAGCAGTTCCAGCAGACGCCGAAGCTCACGCACGGATTTTTCGCGGCGCACGCGCAACTCTTCGTACTGCCCGGCGTGGCGAGCCTCTTCCGCGCGGATGAGGGCAAGCTCCTCCTCCTGCTTGGCGATGCGCGCCTGAGTCGCCTTCATGCGGGTCTCAACCTCTCCCAGCTTGCCCGCCAGGGATTTTTCCCGTGCGGCAAGCCTGCGCACCTCGCCCTTGCGTTCCTCGGCCTTCAGGCGTTCGTTCCGCAAGGTTTTTTCCAGCTGCGCACCCTGTGCCCAGGCCGCGGGCAGCGGCACGGACAGGGCAAAGGCGGCGGCAAGCCAGAGTACGGTCAGGAGGCGCAGAATCATATGGCCATCCGATCCGTATCGGGCAGCAGGGACCGCCCTGGGCACTGTGCGCAAAGGGGGCGCGACTTGTGGCACCACTCTTTGGCGGCGCGCACGATCAGTGCATGAAATTCATTGTAATCTTGAACAGATGCTGGGAGGGAGGATTGGATGATTTCCTGGACCTCGTGGTAGTCGGTCTGCTCCGGGATGAGTTGGTGGCGCGAGAACATGCGCATGGTGTAGGCGTCCACCACGAACGTCTGTTTGCCAAGGGCGTAGCACAGGATGGAGTCCGCGGTTTCCGGGCCGATGCCCCGCACGGCCAGCAGTTTGGGGCGCAACTCCTCCAGGGATTTTCGGGACAGAGCCTCGATGTCGAGGCCAGATTCTTCCTCAAGAAAATCCAGAAAATCTGTCAACCGTTTGGTTTTGATGCGGAAGTACCCTGCTGGGCGGATAAGCTCCTCCAGGCGTGCGGAGGGGAGGGCGCGCAGCCCGCGTTCCGTCATTGCCTGGGCTTGTTTGAGGTTGGCGATGGCCCGCTCAACGTTTTTCCAGTTTGTGTTCTGGGTAAGAATGGCGCCCACCGCCACCTCGAAGGGGGTGTCGCCGGGCCACCAGCGGCTGGGGCCCAAGGCCTCGGCAAAGGCCCGGTACATGCCCCGGATGCGTTCCCCCGAGCGTGACATCAGCTCTCCGCTCCCTCCGCCCTTACGACGTGTGTCCAGAGCAGGCCGCACCATTCGCCTTCGTCGCGCTGCACCGGGTCGGGAAGGCCAAGGCGTTTGTATGCCCGGATGACGTCCTGCGCCTGCTCCACCAGGATGCCAGAAAGCGCCAGGCAACCGCCGGGCGCCAAGTGCGACAGGATGTCCTTGGCCATGAAGATGAGGGGCTTGGACAGGATGTTGGCCACGATGACCTGAAAGCGCTTGTCTTCCGGCAGGGTGGTGATGCCGCCCACGGCGACGGAAAAGGCTTCCGCGACGGCGTTTATCTCGGCGTTTTCCCGTGCGCAGGCAATGGCCTGTGGGTCGATGTCGAGCCCCAGGCCGTGCAGGCCGAGCTTTGCCAGGCCGATGCCCAGGATGCCGGAGCCGGTTCCCAGGTCCAGGAATTCCATACCGGGCGCGATGTGGCCCTCGCGATTGAGATCGGCGATGCAGGTGAGGCAGAGGGCCGTGGTGGGGTGGTGCCCGGTGCCGAAGGCCATCTTGGGTTCGATGATGATGGGCGTGAATTCGGCGTGCTGCTCGTCCGAAAGCCAGGGCGGCAGGATTTCGAAACGGCCACCGCACTCGATTGGCGTGAAGAATTCGCGCCAGCTCTGGCCCCAGTCCTGGCTCTGGGCCTCTTCGGTCCTGATGCCGGAGTGCGGCCACCGCGCGCCGATTTGTCGGGCGACCTCCCGCCCTTCCTCATGGTTTTCCAGATAGGTGCTGAAGTGGGTGGTGCCGTCCACCGCCTGCGACTCTTCCCAGCCGTGCTGGATGGCGGTGGAGAGGAACAGAACGGCCGCGTCGTAGTCGGCTTCGGGCAGTGAGAACTCGATTTTGAGCAGGTCCTGGGTCATGAGCGGGCAATCCCATTGGTGTTGGTGGTGTCGGGGGGAGGGCGATCAGGCTATGGAGTCCACAAGGGAGCCTGTGCCCGTGATTTCGGAACGCATTTGGGCCGTATGCAACCGCTTGGCCTGGTCGTCCACCACGACATGCGGGTGCTCGTTTGCGGTCACAAGCGGGGTGGGATGGGGCTGTACGCTGGCCAGGCGTTTTCCGTAGGGCAGGCGAGACTCCTCGGGCGGCACGGGGTCGCCGCCCTGCCGCACGAAAGAGGCTCCTTTGGAAATTGGCGCGATTTCAGACATATCGCCCCAGGGGCTCGTCCCCGTTGTTAGCTCGTCTTCTTGTCCGAGCCAAGAATATCATCCAGGGCTTGGGCAAAGGCAAGCAGATCCTCCGCCGCGATGGTGAGGGGCGGCAGCAGCCTGAGCACGGTGCCGTGCGCCAGGTTGCACACGAAGCCCCGCTGGCGCAGGTCCGCGTGGATTGTTTCTCCAGGGCCGGAGAGCACGATGCCGATCATGAGGCCCAGGCCCCGCACACCTGCGATCCGATCCGGGTGCTTGGCCTGAACCGCGCGGAAGGCGTCGAGGGCCAGCTTGCCCAAATCGCGGGCGCGCCCGGCAATGTCGTCGCGCTTCATGATCTCCACAACCTTTGCCGCCACGGCGGAGACGACTCCTCCGCCGCCGAAGGTGGTGGCGTGGGAACCGGGCACGAAGCCCTTGGCCACATGCTCCTTGGCCAGCATGGCGCCCATGGGCAGGCCGTTGGCCAGGGCCTTGGACGTGGTGAACACATCTGGCTCGACGCCGTAGTGTTGGTGCGCCCAGAACCTGCCCGTGCGGCACATGCCGGTCTGCACCTCATCGACCATGAACAGGCAGCCCGCCTCGCGGCAGATGTCCGCAGCTTCGCGTACGTAGGACTCTGGCAGGGGAAGGACGCCGCCTTCACCCTGGATCATCTCCATAAGCACGGCCGCGGTCTTTTGCGTCACCGCCGCGCGCAAGGCGTCTATGTCGCCGAAGGGCACACAGGAGAAGCCTGCGGGCAGGGGCTCGTAGCCTTCCTTGATGCGCCCGGCCTGTCCTGTGGCGGTGAGGGTGGCCAGGGTGCGGCCGTGGAAGGAGCCGGAGAGGGTGATGATCTCGCCAGCATCCTTGTAGCGCACGGTGCGCATATAGCGCCGCGCCAGTTTGATGGCGGCCTCGTTGGCCTCAGCGCCGGAATTGCAGAAGAACGCCCGGTCGCAGGCGCAGGTGGAGAGCAGAAGCTCGGCCAGCTCAACCTGCGGGGATTGATAAAAGAGGTTGCTGACGTGCAGCAGCTTCTCGGCCTGACTGGCCATGGCCTCCAGCAGTTCCGGGTGGCTGTGCCCCAGGTTTGCCACAGCGATTCCGGCCAGAAGGTCCACGTATTGCTTGCCGTCGAGGTCGGTCATGCGTGCGCCCTTGGCCGCTGCAATGGCCAGGGGATAGCGTCCGTAGGTCTGGAAGAGGACTTTCTTTTCCCGCGCCACCAGCGCGTCGTGCTTGCTTGTCATTATATATATGCTCCTTGCGGAATTGAACGTGAGCCTACACCTTTCCCGTATGGCCAAAGCCGCCCGCGCCGCGCGCGGTCTCGCCTAGCGCATCGGCAGCGGTGAGCCGGGCCGCGAAGACCGGCAGGAACACCAACTGCGCGATGCGCTGTCCTCGCTCTATGGTTTGAGTCTGGCCAGAGGTGTTCAAGAGCCACACGAGGATTTCGCCGCGGTAGTCCGGATCGATGACCCCCACGCCCTGGGCCACGGTGAGCCCGTCCTTGGCGCCAAGGCCGGAGCGGGAGAACACGAATCCCGCGATGCCCGGCCGCATGATCTCGATGGCCAGACCGGCCGGAACGGGCGCGCGTTCACCGGCTGGGATCACCAGGGTGGGAGAATCGATGCAGGCGCGCAGGTCGAGCCCGGCGGAGTGGTCCGTGGCGTAGGCCAGGGTGTTTTCCTGCCAGACCTGGTGCAGGTAGCGCACGCGGACTTCGAGCTGGTCCTGGTCGGCCGCGCCGTGCTGATGCGTCATGTTCCTCTCCTTCTTGATCGCCAAGCCGGATTTCTTTCCAACGAATCGCCCGTCCTGTCAATGAAAGTCCCCGTCGCGCAATCGTCACGTTGCCAGCCTTGCAATTTCTTCGCGCGCTTTATACGCTGTACGCGTCCAAAAATTCCACATCCCCCCTCAAGGAGACTTCATGCAGGCGCTGCGCGTGTTCAGCGTGGTCCCCAAGCTCCCGCCACGGTTGGAAGCCCTCTGGGATCTCGCGTATAATCTCTGGTTTTCCTGGAACAACGACATTACCAATATTTTCGCAACCATTGACCATGATTTGTGGACGGCCTGTGACCAGAACCCAGTGGAGCTCCTGAACCGTCTGTCTCAGCGGCGCATCGAGGAACTCGCCCGGGACGACTTCTTTCTCCAGCGTCTGGCCGACGCCAAGCGCTCATTGGAGCATTACAAAGACCGTCGGCACTCGCCCTTCAGGTTTCCGGCCCTGCCCGACCGCGATATGGCCGTGGCCTATTTCAGCCTGGAGTACGGCATCGCCATGTGCCTGCCCATCTATTCCGGCGGGCTGGGCGTTCTTGCGGGCGACCACCTCAAGAGCGCAAGCGATCTGAACCTGCCCCTTGTCGGCGTGGGGCTGCTGTATCGCGAGGGCTATTTCCGCCAGTACATGACGCCCGATGGCTGGCAGCAGGAACGCTACCCCGGTCACGACTTCGAGCAGATGCCCCTCAAGCCCGTGCTGGACGACATCGGCAACCAGCTCCGCATCTGCGTGGGTCTGGCCGGGCAGAGCCTCTGCGCCCGCGTATGGGAGGCGCAGGTGGGCAAGGTGCGTCTGTTTCTGCTCGACACCAATCTGTCCGAGAATAGCCATGAGTTTCGACAGGTCACAGCGCGCCTCTATGGCGGCGGCCTGGAGATGCGCCTGTGGCAGGAGATCCTGCTTGGCATCGGCGGCATCAAGGCGCTGACGGCGATGGGCATAGAGCCCATGGTCATCCACATGAACGAGGGACACTCCGCCTTTGCGGGTCTGGAGCGCATTCGCGTCTACATGCAGGAACACGGCCTTTCTTTCGAAGCCGCAACGGAGCTTACGGCCTCGTCCAGCGTGTTCACCACGCACACTCCTGTACCGGCCGGGAATGACCGCTTCCCACCAGAACTCATGCGCGCCTATTTCGAAGATTACGCCGGGAAGCTGGGATTGGCCTTCAAGGTCTTCATGGCCCTTGGGCGGGAGGATCCCCGCGACGAGGGCGAGCACTTCTGCATGACTGTGCTGGCCTTGCGCCTGTCGCGGTTCTCCAACGGCGTGTCGCGGCTGCATGGTGAGGTGTCCCGCCGCATGTGGCGCAAGGTGTGGCCGCAGAATCCTGTGGAGGACGTGCCCATCGGCTCCATAACCAACGGGATTCATGCGGCGACCTGGGTGGCCCGTGACATGGCCATCCTCTACGACCGCTACCTGGGCAATTGGCGCGAGGATCCGGACTGCAAACGGATATGGGAGCAGGCCGACAGCATACCGGATGCGGAGTTGTGGCGCACACACGAACGCCTGCGCGAACGTTTGGTGGACTTCGTCCGCAAGCGGCTGCGCAAGCAGTTGATGGACAAGGGCGCACGCCAGAAGGAAGTGCTGGTGGCCGATGAGGTGCTGGATCCACAGGCCCTCACCATCGGCTTCGCCCGGCGTTTCGCCACCTACAAGCGGGCCAACCTGCTGCTGATGGACAAGGAGCGGCTGGTGCGGCTGCTCAACGACTCCGGCCGACGCGTGCAGTTCATTTTTGCGGGCAAGGCGCACCCCAACGACAACGAGGGCAAGAAGATCATCCAGGAACTCCAGCAGTTGTGCCGCCGCGATGATTGCCGCGCCAGCATGGTCTTTCTGGAAGACTATGACGTGAAGATCGCCAGCCGGATGGTCCAAGGCTGCGACGTCTGGCTGAACAACCCCCGGCGGCCGTTGGAGGCCTGCGGCACCAGCGGCATGAAGGCCATGATCAACGGCGTGCTTCAGGTCTCAACCCTGGACGGCTGGTGGGACGAAGCGTTTCAGCCGGACAACCGCCTCGGCTGGGCCATAGGCAGGGGAGAGGAGTACGAGGACGCCTCCTACCAGGATTTTGTGGAGAGCCAGACCCTGTTCAATATTCTTGAGAATGACATCCTGCCCGAATTCTATGACCGGGGGCGGGGCAACCTGCCGCGCAACTGGCTGCTCAAGATGAAGTCGGCCCTGCGGGAGCTGGGGCCAGTCTTCAACGCCCACCGCATGGTGGAAGAGTATGTGGAACATGCCTATCTGCCTTCCTGCCGCAACTATGTGAGCCTGGTGAAGGACGACTTCCGCGCGGCCAAGGAACTGGCCGACTGGCGGATGCGCCTCATGACGCGCTGGGGGAATCTTGCCATCGACGACATCCGCACGGAAACCCACGCCGACGTCTTTGTCGAGGAGCCCATCCTCATTGAGGCGCGCGTGCATCTTGATGGTTTGTCGGTGTCCGATGTCCGGGTCGAAGTGTACCATGGTCCTGTGAGCCAGGACAGCGTGTTCACCCGCCGCAGCACCACGCCCATGTCCCCGGAGAAGGATCTGGGCGATGGGTGGCACCTGTACCGGGGTGAGGTTCTTCCCCAGGAGTCCGGGAGATTCGGGTTTACGCTTAGGATTTTACCCCACCATCCCTTGCTGTTGGATGCGCACGCCCTGGGATTAATTCGCTGGGCGAACGTCTAAACTACGCAGAGAAAGCCGTCTTTCGTTCGTGAAGGCGGCTTTTTTTGCGTCCACGATTCGTCATTTCCGTGCATGAGACACTGGGGCTTTGCAGGAACGCTATTACAAAAATGTTAATTTGACTACATTTTCGTATTCCTTTGTTGACAGCTCATTACCGTTATGATTTTCTGACGACCCCTGACAGCCGGACCATGCCGGGCGAGTTGCAAGATGGTTTGCTGCTCCACCCGGCGCATTCATCCAAAACACTTGGAGCGAGGTAACGGTTTTGCTTTTTCAGCCAATCAACCGAAACTATCACGACTTCTCCATTGTCCGCGACAAGGACCTTTGCATAAACTGCAAGGTCTGCGTTCGCCAATGTTCTTATGAGGCGCATTTCTGGGATGAGGCTCGCCAGAAAGTGATGCATGACAACGCAAAATGTGTTGGCTGCCATCGCTGCGAAGCCATGTGCCCCACAGGAGCATTGCTTATTCAGAAGAAACGTTCTGATTTCAAGGACAATGCATTGTGGAGGCCTGAGTTTCTCAAGTACATCTACAAGCAGGCCGACACTGGCGGGGTGTTGCTGACTGGCATGGGAAGCCCGGTCAATATCCCGGTGTACTGGGATAAACTCCTGCTCGATGCCAGCCAGGTCACCAACCCCTCCATCGACCCCCTTCGCGAGCCCATGGAGCTCAAGACCTTTCTTGGCTCCAAGCCGGACAAGCTGGAGTTCGTCAAGACCAAGGACGGCAGCCCCAAGCTCAAGACCAAGCTGGCCCCGCAAATAGAGCTGAATTATCCCATCATGTTTTCGGCCATGAGTTTCGGCTCCATCAATTTCAATCTGCATGTGGCCATGGCCAAGGCCGCGACAGAACTCGGCATTTGCTACAACACCGGAGAGGGCGGCCTGCACAAGAGCCTGTACCCCTACGGCAAGAACACCATTGTCCAGGTGGCTTCGGGCCGTTTCGGCGTGCATCGCGACTACCTGAACGCGGGCACTGGCATTGAGATCAAGGTGGGCCAGGGCGCCAAGCCTGGCATCGGCGGGCACCTGCCCGGCGAGAAGATCAACGCCATGGTCTCCGAGACGCGCATGGTGCCCCTGGGGTCCGACGCCATCTCGCCGGCTCCGCACCACGACATCTATTCCATCGAAGACCTGCATCAGCTGATCTTCGCCTTGAAAGAGGCCAGCGAGTACCGCGTCCCCGTGAGCGTCAAGATCGCCGCCGTGCACAACGTGGCCGCCATAGCCTCCGGCATCGTGCGCGCCGGAGCGGACATCGTGGCCATCGATGGCATTCGTGGCGGCACGGGCGCCGCTCCGGGCATGATCCGCGACAACGTGGGCATCCCCATCGAACTGGCGCTGGCCACCGTGGACCAGCGTCTGCGCGACGAGGGCATCCGGAACCGCGCCTCCATCGTGGCCGCTGGCGGCACCCGCTGCAGCGCCGATGTCATCAAGGCAATCGCCCTTGGCGCGGACGCCTGCTACATCGCCACCTCCGCGCTTATCTCCGTCGGGTGCACGCTGTGCGGCAAGTGCTACACCGGCAAGTGTCCCTGGGGCATCGCCACCAACGATGCCCGCTTGGCAAAACGCCAGAACCCTGAGGTCGCCGCCAAAAAGATGGTCAACCTGGTGCGGGCCTGGGGGCACGAGATCGAAGAAATGCTCGGCGGCATGGGGCTCAATTCCATCGAAAGTCTGCGCGGCAATCGTGACAAACTGCGCGCGGTCGGCCTCTCCGACACGGAGATGGACATTCTGGGCGTCAAGCACGCCGGTCGCTAACATGGGGGCGAGAAGAACATGAAACGCGTCTACCCTGACAAAGACTACTGCATCGGGTGCCATATCTGCGAGTTGGCCTGTCTCACCGCGCACTCGCAGAGCAAGGATCTCATCCTGGCCTACACGGTCGAACGCGGCCAGACCGGCCTGAGCCCCTGCAAGCATGTGCATGAGGGCGGTCCCGTGTGTGTGGCCCTTTCCTGCCGCCACTGCGACGAACCCGCCTGCGTGGCCGCCTGCATCTCCGGTGCGCTCCAAAAGGATTCGGAAAGCGGCCGCACCATTTATGACCGCGACAAGTGCGTGGGCTGCTGGTCCTGTCTCATGGCGTGCCCGTATGGGGCCATCGCCAGGCACCCGCTGGAGGCCAAGATCGTCAAGTGCGACCTGTGTTTCGACCGCCCCGGCGGTCCTGCCTGCGTCGCCGCCTGCCCCAACAAGGCCCTGAAGCAGGAGGAGCGCTAGCATGACCTATGTACTCATCGGCAATGGCGTCTCCTCCATCGGGGCCATAGAGGGCATCCGCCGGTACGACAAGGACGGCCGCATCATCGTCATCGGTGCCGAAGACGCCCCCGCCTACGGACGTCCGCTCATCTCCTACCTGCTGGCCGGAAAGATCGGACCGGACAGGCTGGCGCTGCGCGGCGCGGACTATTACGAGAAGAACGGAGTAGAGCTCAAGCTCGGCACCACTGTCACCGCCGTGGACACTGCCAAGAAGATCGTGAACACGGATACGGGCGAGACCGTGAAATACGACCGCCTGCTCATCGCAACCGGCGGCATTCCCTTTGTGCCGCCTATTCCCGGCGTCAAGGGCGAGGACATCTACTCCTTCACCACCCTTGCCCACGCCCAGACGCTCATCGAGCTGTCGGCCAAGATAAAGCGCGCCGTGGTCATCGGCGGCGGGCTCATCGGCCTCAAGGCGGCGGAGAGCCTGCACGACCGGGGCGTTTCGGTGACGATTCTCGAACTGGCGCCGCGCATCCTCTCCGGCGGATTTGACGAGAAGGCCGGTGCGCTCGCCGCCAATCGGCTCAAAAAGGTCGGCATCGAGGTCAACTGCGGCGTCACCGCCAAGGAGATCCAGCGCACGGCCGAGGGCCGCGTCAAAGGCGTGCTGCTGACCGATGGCCGCTTCCTGGAGTGTGACGTCGTGGTCGTGGCCATCGGCGTGGTGCCCCACAGCCAGCTTGCCAAGGACGCTGGGCTCAAGGTCGAGCGTGGCATCATGGTTGACGACAGGCTCATGACCAGCGCCAAGGACGTGTACGCCGCGGGGGACGTGGCCCAGGCCAAGGATCAGCTTACCGGCGAGCATCGCGTGGTGCCCATTTGGCCCAATGCCTACAACCAGGGCTACGCCTGCGGACGCAACATGGCCGGAGCCAAGCTGCC
Coding sequences within:
- a CDS encoding 4Fe-4S dicluster domain-containing protein, which gives rise to MKRVYPDKDYCIGCHICELACLTAHSQSKDLILAYTVERGQTGLSPCKHVHEGGPVCVALSCRHCDEPACVAACISGALQKDSESGRTIYDRDKCVGCWSCLMACPYGAIARHPLEAKIVKCDLCFDRPGGPACVAACPNKALKQEER
- a CDS encoding NAD(P)/FAD-dependent oxidoreductase codes for the protein MTYVLIGNGVSSIGAIEGIRRYDKDGRIIVIGAEDAPAYGRPLISYLLAGKIGPDRLALRGADYYEKNGVELKLGTTVTAVDTAKKIVNTDTGETVKYDRLLIATGGIPFVPPIPGVKGEDIYSFTTLAHAQTLIELSAKIKRAVVIGGGLIGLKAAESLHDRGVSVTILELAPRILSGGFDEKAGALAANRLKKVGIEVNCGVTAKEIQRTAEGRVKGVLLTDGRFLECDVVVVAIGVVPHSQLAKDAGLKVERGIMVDDRLMTSAKDVYAAGDVAQAKDQLTGEHRVVPIWPNAYNQGYACGRNMAGAKLPYQGGLPMNSISFYGLPTISVGVVNPPEDDASFEVHALLDEAKEAYRKLVFRDGRLVGYVLVGDIDKGGMYTAFIKFEMPLDGEAKDTIINAGPDVFLWPAELFDQTWNPEPTQAAR